A part of Aegilops tauschii subsp. strangulata cultivar AL8/78 chromosome 2, Aet v6.0, whole genome shotgun sequence genomic DNA contains:
- the LOC109734151 gene encoding dof zinc finger protein DOF3.6-like, translated as MAPASASLLAGAKRSADAAPDAAELPPAQEGAVTKKNGPSQQQQQKLECPRCSSTDTKFCYYNNYSTSQPRHYCRTCRRYWTQGGTLRNVPVGGACRRRGSGKRRRPSAEPQTTSSDSPQPDMQETRALSDHPLPVFPFLADGGPVFRPQFDLGLGGFPWTPATTDHLYDGLAAPWGGCDRALSLTGAWDDLGGIELAWPPPPPPPAGN; from the exons ATGGCTCCAGCTTCCGCCTCGCTCCTCGCCGGCGCCAAGCGCTCCGCGGACGCCGCCCCTGACGCTGCTGAGCTTCCACCAGCGCAG GAGGGCGCGGTGACCAAGAAGAACGGCCCgagccagcagcagcagcagaagctgGAGTGCCCGCGCTGCAGCTCCACGGACACCAAGTTCTGCTACTACAACAACTACAGCACATCGCAGCCGCGCCACTACTGCCGCACCTGCCGCCGCTACTGGACGCAAGGCGGCACGCTGCGCAACGTCCCCGTCGGCGGGGCATGCCGCCGCCGCGGCAGCGGCAAGCGCCGCAGGCCCTCCGCTGAGCCCCAGACGACCTCCTCCGACTCGCCGCAGCCGGACATGCAGGAGACGCGCGCTCTCTCTGACCACCCGCTCCCAGTCTTCCCGTTCCTCGCCGACGGCGGCCCCGTCTTCCGGCCACAGTTCGATCTCGGGCTCGGCGGGTTCCCCTGGACACCGGCGACCACGGACCACCTCTACGACGGGCTCGCGGCGCCGTGGGGTGGCTGCGACCGGGCGCTCTCCCTCACCGGCGCGTGGGACGACCTCGGCGGCATCGAGCTCGCCtggccaccaccaccaccgccaccggCCGGGAACTGA
- the LOC123497425 gene encoding uncharacterized protein isoform X1, protein MRIFNARERALDRINGQWNDSFQLLYTFKAEVEMASPGSVVEIDKHTVPFKINGKSFQKECFRRAFVCFKACWQGFLDGCRPYLAVDATHLTGRWRGQLVAASAVDGHNWLFPVAFGVVEAESEESWVWFLQQLRNIIGTPPGLAIHADACKGLESAVEIVFPGVEHRECMRHLAHNFKKKFKGKVYDENLWPASYTCSKRKHEHHLRVLYAQNPLVKEYMDAHHGKVWSRSQFNEICKVDYVTSNLAECFNSKFKSVKGLLLWQAFDKMRQMIMIKMALRKRIAETQYVGHQMLPSLIKALHLKARGLKMKCIRSGTYEGEVTYTDTKNRVWRYPVNLSTRECTCRQWQIRGKPCIHALHLMTVIGDADGEVDQYCSEYFSVAKFMSAYADNVPALLGKDQWNIVDLGFKLHAPVITRPPGRPRNQRIRAGEEGRLPKKRACKKCGVLGHIARLCTNAVDASFGEEERWTAANAEENAAAMETEDAVENAAAIEAVENAAANEASWYVFAPFVECSYPFVCICCLFCLWLIILFTSSREKRPRDEEAEDFETMAFDGFEAIREEEEGVIFPTVPLKIIEPIDDRQMDVKCSASGTTPSTPPREKPQVKPKIKRNKSLKEKSISTRETRSKTVKPAANTRSKSKI, encoded by the coding sequence ATGAGAATTTTCAATGCTAGGGAAAGGGCTCTTGACAGAATTAATGGTCAATGGAATGACAGTTTTCAGCTGCTTTACACTTTCAAAGCTGAAGTGGAGATGGCAAGTCCAGGGAGTGTtgtagagattgacaagcatacAGTTCCATTCAAAATAAATGGGAAGTCATTTCAGAAGGAGTGCTTCAGAAGGgcttttgtttgtttcaaggcttgctggcaggggtttctagatggttgcaggccctatttggctgtagatgctacacatttgactggaagatggagaggacagctagtagcagcttctgcagttgatggacacaactggCTATTCCCAGTTGCATTTGGTGTGGTGGAGGCAGAGTCTGAGGAAAGTTGGGTCTGGTTTCTGCAGCAGTTGCGCAACATTATAGGCACACCCCCAGGTTTAGCTATACACGCAGATGCTTGCAAGGGTTTAGAGAGTGCAGTGGAAATTGTATTCCCTGGAGTGGAGCATAGGGAATGTATGCGACACCTAGCGCATAATTTCAAAAAGAAGTTCAAAGGTAAAGTTTATGATGAGAACTTATGGCCAGCATCATACACATGCAGCAAAAGGAAGCATGAACACCATTTGAGAGTGTTGTATGCTCAAAATCCTCTTGTGAAGGAGTACATGGATGCACATCATGGTAAGGTGTGGTCAAGAAGCCAATTCAACGAAATCTGCAAAGTAGATTATGTGACCAGTAACCTTGCAGAATGCTTCAATTCAAAGTTCAAGTCAGTGAAAGGGCTCTTGTTGTGGCAAGCATTTGACAAGATGAGGCAAATGATCATGATAAAGATGGCTCTTCGCAAAAGAATTGCAGAAACACAATATGTTGGTCATCAAATGCTCCCATCACTGATTAAGGCATTGCACTTGAAGGCAAGAGGACTGAAGATGAAATGTATTCGATCTGGTACATATGAGGGAGAGGTTACATATACTGACACTAAAAATAGGGTATGGAGGTATCCTGTGAACCTAAGTACTAGAGAATGTACTTGTAGGCAATGGCAGATCCGTGGGAAGCCATGCATACATGCCCTACATCTGATGACCGTTATCGGGGATGCAGATGGTGAAGTTGATCAATATTGCTCTGAGTATTTCTCTGTTGCCAAATTTATGTCTGCTTATGCTGACAATGTGCCTGCACTATTGGGGAAAGATCAATGGAACATAGTAGATCTAGGGTTCAAACTCCACGCTCCTGTCATTACTAGACCACCAGGAAGACCAAGGAACCAGAGGATTAGAGCAGGTGAGGAGGGTCGTCTACCAAAGAAACGTGCTTGCAAAAAATGTGGAGTTCTGGGGCATATTGCTAGGCTTTGTACCAATGCAGTGGATGCATCATTTGGAGAGGAGGAAAGATGGACAGCAGCCAATGCtgaggagaatgcagcagcaatggagactgaagatgcagtggagaatgcagcagcaattgaagcagtggagaatgcagcagcaaatGAAGCATCTTGGTATGTGTTTGCACCCTTTGTAGAATGCAGCTACCCTTTTGTTTGCATTTGTTGTCTTTTTTGCCTATGGCTTATAATTTTATTTACCAGCTCTAGGGAGAAAAGGCCAAGAGATGAAGAAGCAGAAGATTTTGAAACCATGGCCTTTGATGGTTTTGAAGCTAtaagagaggaagaggagggggtaATTTTTCCAACTGTGCCTTTAAAGATTATTGAACCCATAGATGACCGTCAAATGGACGTCAAGTGCTCGGCGAGTGGAACTACTCCATCAACACCTCCACGGGAAAAACCCCAAGTAAAGCCCAAGATCAAAAGGAACAAGAGTCTGAAAGAAAAGAGCATCTCAACTAGGGAAACCAGGAGCAAGACGGTGAAGCCAGCTGCAAACACAAGGAGCAAGTCGAAAATTTGA
- the LOC123497425 gene encoding uncharacterized protein isoform X2: MRIFNARERALDRINGQWNDSFQLLYTFKAEVEMASPGSVVEIDKHTVPFKINGKSFQKECFRRAFVCFKACWQGFLDGCRPYLAVDATHLTGRWRGQLVAASAVDGHNWLFPVAFGVVEAESEESWVWFLQQLRNIIGTPPGLAIHADACKGLESAVEIVFPGVEHRECMRHLAHNFKKKFKGKVYDENLWPASYTCSKRKHEHHLRVLYAQNPLVKEYMDAHHGKVWSRSQFNEICKVDYVTSNLAECFNSKFKSVKGLLLWQAFDKMRQMIMIKMALRKRIAETQYVGHQMLPSLIKALHLKARGLKMKCIRSGTYEGEVTYTDTKNRVWRYPVNLSTRECTCRQWQIRGKPCIHALHLMTVIGDADGEVDQYCSEYFSVAKFMSAYADNVPALLGKDQWNIVDLGFKLHAPVITRPPGRPRNQRIRAGEEGRLPKKRACKKCGVLGHIARLCTNAVDASFGEEERWTAANAEENAAAMETEDAVENAAAIEAVENAAANEASCSREKRPRDEEAEDFETMAFDGFEAIREEEEGVIFPTVPLKIIEPIDDRQMDVKCSASGTTPSTPPREKPQVKPKIKRNKSLKEKSISTRETRSKTVKPAANTRSKSKI, translated from the exons ATGAGAATTTTCAATGCTAGGGAAAGGGCTCTTGACAGAATTAATGGTCAATGGAATGACAGTTTTCAGCTGCTTTACACTTTCAAAGCTGAAGTGGAGATGGCAAGTCCAGGGAGTGTtgtagagattgacaagcatacAGTTCCATTCAAAATAAATGGGAAGTCATTTCAGAAGGAGTGCTTCAGAAGGgcttttgtttgtttcaaggcttgctggcaggggtttctagatggttgcaggccctatttggctgtagatgctacacatttgactggaagatggagaggacagctagtagcagcttctgcagttgatggacacaactggCTATTCCCAGTTGCATTTGGTGTGGTGGAGGCAGAGTCTGAGGAAAGTTGGGTCTGGTTTCTGCAGCAGTTGCGCAACATTATAGGCACACCCCCAGGTTTAGCTATACACGCAGATGCTTGCAAGGGTTTAGAGAGTGCAGTGGAAATTGTATTCCCTGGAGTGGAGCATAGGGAATGTATGCGACACCTAGCGCATAATTTCAAAAAGAAGTTCAAAGGTAAAGTTTATGATGAGAACTTATGGCCAGCATCATACACATGCAGCAAAAGGAAGCATGAACACCATTTGAGAGTGTTGTATGCTCAAAATCCTCTTGTGAAGGAGTACATGGATGCACATCATGGTAAGGTGTGGTCAAGAAGCCAATTCAACGAAATCTGCAAAGTAGATTATGTGACCAGTAACCTTGCAGAATGCTTCAATTCAAAGTTCAAGTCAGTGAAAGGGCTCTTGTTGTGGCAAGCATTTGACAAGATGAGGCAAATGATCATGATAAAGATGGCTCTTCGCAAAAGAATTGCAGAAACACAATATGTTGGTCATCAAATGCTCCCATCACTGATTAAGGCATTGCACTTGAAGGCAAGAGGACTGAAGATGAAATGTATTCGATCTGGTACATATGAGGGAGAGGTTACATATACTGACACTAAAAATAGGGTATGGAGGTATCCTGTGAACCTAAGTACTAGAGAATGTACTTGTAGGCAATGGCAGATCCGTGGGAAGCCATGCATACATGCCCTACATCTGATGACCGTTATCGGGGATGCAGATGGTGAAGTTGATCAATATTGCTCTGAGTATTTCTCTGTTGCCAAATTTATGTCTGCTTATGCTGACAATGTGCCTGCACTATTGGGGAAAGATCAATGGAACATAGTAGATCTAGGGTTCAAACTCCACGCTCCTGTCATTACTAGACCACCAGGAAGACCAAGGAACCAGAGGATTAGAGCAGGTGAGGAGGGTCGTCTACCAAAGAAACGTGCTTGCAAAAAATGTGGAGTTCTGGGGCATATTGCTAGGCTTTGTACCAATGCAGTGGATGCATCATTTGGAGAGGAGGAAAGATGGACAGCAGCCAATGCtgaggagaatgcagcagcaatggagactgaagatgcagtggagaatgcagcagcaattgaagcagtggagaatgcagcagcaaatGAAGCATCTTG CTCTAGGGAGAAAAGGCCAAGAGATGAAGAAGCAGAAGATTTTGAAACCATGGCCTTTGATGGTTTTGAAGCTAtaagagaggaagaggagggggtaATTTTTCCAACTGTGCCTTTAAAGATTATTGAACCCATAGATGACCGTCAAATGGACGTCAAGTGCTCGGCGAGTGGAACTACTCCATCAACACCTCCACGGGAAAAACCCCAAGTAAAGCCCAAGATCAAAAGGAACAAGAGTCTGAAAGAAAAGAGCATCTCAACTAGGGAAACCAGGAGCAAGACGGTGAAGCCAGCTGCAAACACAAGGAGCAAGTCGAAAATTTGA